A stretch of the Salmo salar chromosome ssa20, Ssal_v3.1, whole genome shotgun sequence genome encodes the following:
- the p4ha3 gene encoding prolyl 4-hydroxylase subunit alpha-3, translating into MLYYFKSIYSACVIISVILMPLSFGEMYTSLLNVKQAINVERQLIDHLETYIEHESERLEDIKRFYAKVSDLHSEVYSGPSAAMANPLVAFTLIKRLQSEWLNLIYSDEAQENTQAFRSGYKEVEKEGSLPKLEDLQGAAKGLMRLQDVYALQVGGLVRGHFQRITDGNPIDIYSPTVSVPLSGDDCFLVGKVAYELEDYYHSVQWLEESVRLFRGAGGEWSPENEGTLEDALDHLAFSHFKTGNISYALSLSQELLNHDPMNGRVLKNVQKYERLLVDSPPLLSTDTGLKRPNTTYLRTRNTYERLCRTQGTQPTHYENPRLFCDYFNNDSPGLLLQPIRREMLSLQPYVVLYHSFITDSEAESIRDLAQTGLRRSVVASGEEQATAEYRISKSAWLKETAHPIIGRLDQRITLLTGLNVQPPYAEYLQVVNYGIGGHYEPHFDHATSASSPLFKLNAGNRVATFMIYLSSVDAGGSTAFIHANFSVPVLENAALFWWNLHRNGQGDGDTLHAGCPVLVGDKWVANKWIHEYGQEFQRRCSPNPEE; encoded by the exons ATGCTATATTATTTCAAATCCATTTACTCAGCCTGTGTTATAATCAGTGTAATTTTGATGCCGTTATCTTTTGGTGAGATGTATACGTCATTATTGAACGTAAAACAAGCCATCAATGTTGAAAGACAACTTATTGATCATTTAGAAACTTACATCGAACACGAATCGGAGAGACTTGAAGACATCAAAAG GTTTTATGCAAAGGTGTCAGACTTGCACAGTGAGGTGTACAGTGGACCATCAGCTGCTATGGCAAACCCCTTGGTGGCGTTCACTCTTATCAAGCGCTTGCAGTCCGAGTGGCTGAATCTGATCTACAGTGATGAAGCACAAGAGAACACCCAAG CCTTCAGGTCTGGTTAcaaggaggtggagaaggagggcAGCTTGCCCAAACTGGAGGACCTTCAGGGGGCTGCCAAGGGGCTGATGAGGCTGCAGGATGTGTATGCCCTTCAAGTGGGGGGACTTGTGAGAGGTCACTTCCAGAGGATCACTGACGGCAACCCCATTGACATCTACAGTCCCACAGTATCTGTTCCTCTTTCTGGGGATGATTGCTTCCTGGTTGGGAAG GTTGCCTATGAGCTGGAGGACTACTACCACTCAGTGCAGTGGCTGGAGGAGTCAGTGCGTCTGTTCCGAGGGGCAGGAGGGGAATGGAGCCCAGAGAATGAGGGAACTCTGGAAGATGCTCTGGATCACCTGGCCTTTTCTCACTTCAAG acAGGAAACATTTCCTATGcactgagtctctctcaggaGTTGTTGAACCATG ATCCCATGAACGGGAGAGTTTTAAAGAATGTACAGAAGTATGAGCGACTGCTAGTTGACAGTCCACCTTTACTAAGCACTGACACTGGATTGAAGAGGCCCAACACCACCTATCTACGGACAAGGAACACCTATGAGAGACTATGTCGGACACAGGGCACTCAG CCAACGCATTATGAAAACCCCCGGCTGTTCTGTGACTATTTCAACAATGACAGTCCTGGGTTGCTACTGCAGCCAATCAGACGTGAGATGCTGAGCCTGCAGCCTTACGTGGTCCTctaccacagcttcatcactgacTCAGAGGCAGAGAGCATCAGGGACCTCGCCCAGACAGGG TTAAGGAGATCTGTGGTGGCATCTGGAGAGGAACAGGCTACTGCAGAGTATCGCATCAGCAAGAG TGCATGGTTAAAGGAGACAGCCCACCCTATCATTGGGAGGCTGGACCAGAGAATCACCTTGCTCACAGGTCTCAATGTGCAGCCTCCGTATGCAGAGTACCTCCAAGTGGTGAACTATGGGATTGGAGGACACTATGAACCCCATTTTGACCATGCAACG TCAGCATCAAGCCCCCTTTTTAAGCTCAACGCTGGGAATCGAGTGGCAACCTTCATGATATAC CTCAGCTCTGTGGATGCAGGTGGGTCCACAGCCTTCATCCATGCTAACTTCAGCGTTCCTGTTCTGGAG AATGCTGCCCTCTTCTGGTGGAACCTCCATCGGAACGGTCAAGGAGATGGTGACACTCTGCATGCTGGCTGCCCTGTCCTTGTTGGGGACAAATGGG TGGCTAACAAATGGATCCATGAGTACGGCCAGGAGTTCCAGAGACGCTGTAGCCCCAATCCTGAGGAGTGA
- the or95a1 gene encoding odorant receptor 129-1, whose amino-acid sequence MQNLTNFPGNATNSQKSLSVIIKVCVVIPFFCIFLYCIVVMLHTFASHRHFLDNSRYILFAYMLINDTLQLLSSVLLFLFIMGNVKFAIVYCAPLLFFSTSTFQNTPLILAAMSLERYVAIFYPLQRPAAWRADRIWVIILSLWLVSCILPIVDFSLGETKPGMNVFSTPVLCKTVVLNSSPVQTLFKVSLNGLFFTVVAAIIMFTYMRILLETRKMRQDRASVGKAMHTVLLHGFQLLLCMSAFTHPVTESRISMQAGWLQEHISFFNYFCFILLPRFLSPLIYGLRDESLRGYMRGAVLCCSHRHRISPRALATKPRVK is encoded by the coding sequence ATGCAGAAtctgaccaactttccaggcaaTGCCACCAACTCACAGAAGAGCCTGTCTGTGATAATCAAGGTGTGTGTGGTGATCCCCTTCTTCTGCATCTTCCTCTACTGCATCGTGGTCATGCTGCACACGTTCGCCTCCCACAGACATTTCCTGGACAACTCCCGCTACATCCTGTTTGCCTACATGCTGATCAACGAcactctccagctcctctcctctgtcctcctcttcctcttcatcatGGGAAATGTGAAGTTTGCCATCGTCTACTGTGCACCTCTACTTTTCTTCTCCACCTCTACCTTCCAgaacacccctctgatcctggcAGCTATGTCCCTGGAGCGCTACGTGGCCATCTTCTACCCTCTGCAGCGCCCGGCTGCCTGGCGCGCTGACCGCATCTGGGTCATCATCCTGAGCCTGTGGCTGGTCAGCTGCATCCTGCCCATTGTGGACTTCTCTCTGGGAGAGACTAAGCCTGGCATGAACGTCTTCTCCACCCCGGTGCTCTGCAAAACCGTGGTCCTCAACTCATCCCCCGTCCAGACACTGTTCAAGGTGTCGCTCAACGGTCTGTTCTTCACTGTGGTGGCGGCCATCATCATGTTCACCTACATGAGGATCCTGCTGGAGACCAGGAAGATGCGTCAGGACCGGGCATCGGTGGGCAAGGCCATGCACACAGTGCTGCTCCATGGttttcagctgctgctgtgcATGAGCGCCTTCACCCACCCGGTCACAGAGAGCCGCATCAGTATGCAGGCCGGCTGGCTGCAAGAGCACATCTCCTTCTTCAACTACTTCTGCTTCATTCTACTGCCACGCTTCCTCAGCCCGCTCATCTACGGCCTGAGAGATGAGTCCCTAAGGGGCTACATGAGGGGAGCTGTCCTGTGCtgctcacacagacacaggatCAGCCCCAGAGCCCTGGCCACCAAGCCCAGGGTCAAATGA